A stretch of the Streptococcus suis genome encodes the following:
- a CDS encoding DNA polymerase IV — MLVFPLINDLSRKIIHVDMDAFFAAIEVRDNPELKGKPVVIGADPRISGGRGVVSTCNYEARAFGIHSAMSSKEAYERCPQAIFISGHYEKYQEVGRQVREIFHRYTDLVEPMSIDEAYLDVTENKLGLSSAIKIAKLIQYDIWNELHLTASAGVSYNKFLAKIASDMEKPHGLTLILPEEAVGILASLPIEKFHGVGKKTVKRLHDMGVYTGQDLLDVPEMVLIDTFGRFGFDLYRKARGISNSPVKADRVRKSIGKEKTYRKLLYRDEDVLKELTSLCQRVAGSLERNEKKGRTIVLKVRYGDFSTLTKRHSLDEYTDQLDIIEKEVRQLIEEIGQVEKGIRLLGVTVTNFQA, encoded by the coding sequence ATGTTAGTATTTCCCTTAATCAATGATTTATCTAGAAAAATTATTCATGTAGACATGGATGCTTTTTTTGCTGCTATTGAGGTAAGGGACAATCCTGAGTTGAAAGGAAAGCCTGTTGTTATTGGAGCTGATCCGAGGATTTCTGGCGGTAGAGGTGTTGTGTCGACTTGTAATTATGAGGCGCGGGCCTTTGGGATTCACTCGGCTATGTCTTCGAAAGAAGCCTATGAACGTTGTCCGCAGGCTATTTTTATCTCTGGTCATTATGAAAAATACCAAGAAGTTGGGCGACAGGTTCGAGAAATCTTTCATCGCTATACTGATTTGGTGGAGCCGATGTCAATTGATGAGGCCTATCTAGATGTGACGGAAAATAAGTTAGGCCTTAGCTCGGCAATTAAAATCGCCAAACTCATCCAATACGACATATGGAATGAGTTGCATCTGACAGCTTCAGCTGGTGTTTCCTATAACAAATTTTTGGCAAAGATTGCTTCGGATATGGAAAAACCACATGGATTGACCTTGATTTTACCAGAAGAGGCTGTGGGGATATTGGCATCCTTGCCGATTGAAAAATTTCATGGTGTTGGCAAGAAAACTGTAAAGCGACTACATGATATGGGGGTCTACACAGGGCAGGATCTGTTAGATGTACCAGAGATGGTTTTGATTGATACATTCGGTCGTTTCGGGTTTGACCTCTATCGTAAGGCGAGAGGAATTTCCAATTCACCTGTTAAGGCGGATCGAGTGCGCAAGTCTATTGGTAAGGAAAAAACCTATCGGAAATTACTTTATCGAGATGAGGACGTACTAAAAGAGCTAACCAGTCTTTGTCAACGGGTTGCTGGTAGCTTGGAGCGTAATGAAAAAAAGGGCCGAACAATTGTGTTAAAGGTGCGTTATGGTGATTTTTCTACACTGACTAAACGCCATAGTCTTGATGAATACACCGACCAGTTAGATATCATTGAAAAAGAGGTTCGTCAGTTGATTGAAGAGATTGGACAAGTTGAAAAAGGTATCCGGTTGTTAGGAGTGACAGTCACAAACTTTCAGGCTTGA
- a CDS encoding ATP-dependent RecD-like DNA helicase has product MNEVYVTGTIDRIIFENPSNFYKILLLEIEETDAGYDDYEIIVTGTIADVIEGEDYRFYGNLVTHPKYGQQLQISRYERSKPTSAGLVKYFSSDHFKGIGRKTAEKIVELYGEDTIDKILAEPEKLTQITGLSSKNRQAFVEKLRLNYGTEMILAKLAEYGIPNKLAFQIQDQYKEKTLQMIEENPYQLVEDVQGIGFTIADRIAEKRGIASDSPQRFRAGMLFSLIHRSMETGDTYVEARDLLEATLELLEKSRHTELDPAAVAKELTGLIADDKVQQEGTKIFDNSLYFAEHGIHKNLTRLMGKNGFKPFPRADVEAAIAELETMSSLTYDDIQKEAIVQAITNPLFILTGGPGTGKTTVINGIIAVYAILHKIDLTGNREECPVLLAAPTGRAARRMNELTGLPSATIHRHLGLVEGQEESYRDDYLDTDFIIVDEFSMVDTWLANQLFQNISSQTQVLIVGDAEQLPSVSPGQVLADLLKIDKLPSITLERIYRQSDDSTIVTLASQIRQGALPSDFREKKADRSYFEAQNEQIPALIERIVGAAIKSGIPANEVQILAPMYRGAAGIDQLNTMTQALLNPLKDGELQFLHNEQAFRQGDRVIHLVNDAEANVFNGDLGYITDLLPAKYTDSKQDEITINFDGSEVTYPRNEWYKITLAYAMSIHKSQGSEFQVVILPITRTSHRMLQRNLVYTAITRSKSKLILLGEISAFDYAVKNAGTLRKTYLVPRFQGEMAKQDSKESLTENNESKTATAKQSQPPAQSDKSKQTEPVTEFSQQLSLLDQDQPEKASAQPREYILTVDNLLTIDPMIGIDQSDIEEIFKV; this is encoded by the coding sequence AAAATCCTAGTAATTTTTATAAAATCCTTCTCCTTGAAATCGAGGAAACTGACGCAGGATATGACGACTACGAAATAATTGTGACCGGAACGATTGCCGATGTCATTGAAGGAGAAGACTATCGTTTCTATGGCAATCTGGTTACCCATCCCAAGTATGGTCAGCAGCTGCAAATTTCGCGTTACGAACGCAGCAAGCCCACTTCTGCCGGACTTGTCAAATATTTCTCCAGTGACCATTTCAAGGGAATTGGACGCAAAACGGCTGAAAAAATCGTTGAGCTCTATGGCGAAGATACCATTGATAAGATTTTAGCTGAACCTGAAAAACTGACCCAAATCACAGGCCTATCCAGCAAGAACAGGCAGGCATTTGTCGAAAAACTCCGCCTCAATTATGGAACCGAAATGATCTTGGCAAAACTAGCCGAGTATGGCATTCCCAATAAATTGGCCTTTCAAATCCAAGACCAATATAAGGAAAAAACACTCCAAATGATTGAAGAAAATCCCTATCAACTGGTTGAAGACGTCCAAGGGATCGGTTTCACCATTGCCGATAGGATTGCGGAAAAGCGGGGAATTGCCAGTGATTCTCCCCAACGCTTTCGGGCTGGTATGCTCTTTAGTCTCATTCATCGCTCCATGGAAACAGGCGATACCTATGTGGAGGCTAGAGACTTGCTGGAAGCAACCCTTGAACTGCTGGAAAAATCCCGCCATACAGAGCTGGACCCCGCTGCTGTTGCCAAAGAATTGACGGGACTGATTGCAGACGACAAGGTACAGCAAGAAGGCACAAAGATTTTTGACAACAGCCTCTACTTTGCCGAACATGGTATCCATAAAAACCTGACCCGTCTGATGGGAAAAAATGGTTTCAAACCCTTCCCACGCGCAGACGTTGAGGCTGCTATAGCAGAGCTAGAAACTATGTCTTCCCTTACCTACGATGACATTCAAAAAGAAGCCATCGTCCAAGCCATTACCAATCCGCTTTTCATTCTGACAGGCGGACCAGGGACTGGAAAAACAACGGTTATTAACGGTATTATCGCGGTCTACGCTATCTTGCATAAGATTGACCTAACTGGCAACCGAGAAGAATGCCCCGTCCTCCTAGCCGCTCCAACTGGACGAGCAGCCAGACGGATGAATGAATTGACAGGTCTGCCTTCCGCCACCATCCACCGCCACCTCGGTCTGGTAGAAGGACAAGAAGAATCCTACCGTGATGATTATTTGGATACCGACTTTATCATCGTGGATGAGTTTTCTATGGTAGATACTTGGTTGGCAAACCAGCTCTTCCAGAACATTTCCTCCCAAACCCAAGTTCTGATTGTCGGCGATGCGGAGCAATTACCTTCTGTCAGTCCCGGCCAAGTCCTAGCTGACCTCTTAAAAATTGACAAGCTACCCAGCATCACTCTGGAACGCATCTACCGCCAATCCGATGATTCAACTATTGTTACCCTAGCCAGCCAGATTCGCCAAGGGGCCCTGCCGAGCGATTTCCGTGAGAAAAAGGCTGACCGCTCCTATTTTGAAGCTCAAAACGAGCAAATTCCAGCTCTGATTGAACGCATTGTCGGCGCAGCCATCAAGTCAGGCATCCCTGCAAACGAAGTCCAAATCCTCGCTCCCATGTACCGTGGGGCCGCAGGTATTGACCAACTCAACACCATGACCCAGGCCCTGCTCAATCCTCTAAAAGACGGAGAACTTCAGTTCCTCCACAATGAGCAGGCCTTCCGCCAAGGCGACCGGGTCATCCATTTGGTCAACGATGCCGAGGCCAATGTCTTCAATGGTGATTTGGGCTACATTACCGACCTTCTACCTGCCAAGTACACAGACTCCAAGCAGGATGAGATTACCATCAACTTCGATGGTAGCGAGGTCACCTATCCCCGCAATGAGTGGTACAAGATTACCCTGGCCTATGCCATGTCCATCCACAAGTCCCAAGGTAGTGAGTTTCAGGTCGTTATCCTTCCCATCACCCGCACCAGCCACCGCATGCTCCAGCGCAACCTGGTCTACACCGCTATCACCCGCTCCAAGAGCAAGCTCATTCTTCTAGGTGAAATCTCCGCCTTTGACTACGCCGTCAAAAATGCTGGCACCCTTCGCAAAACCTATCTGGTCCCACGTTTCCAAGGGGAAATGGCAAAGCAGGACAGCAAGGAAAGCTTGACTGAAAACAACGAAAGCAAAACAGCCACAGCCAAGCAAAGCCAGCCACCTGCTCAATCGGATAAGTCAAAACAAACAGAGCCAGTAACAGAATTCAGCCAGCAACTGTCCCTTCTTGACCAAGACCAGCCAGAAAAAGCAAGTGCCCAACCTAGAGAATATATTCTAACGGTGGACAACCTACTAACCATTGACCCCATGATTGGCATAGATCAGTCAGATATTGAAGAGATTTTTAAAGTATAA